The following proteins come from a genomic window of Streptomyces sp. GS7:
- a CDS encoding alpha/beta fold hydrolase encodes MVRRINVTGSGGVRLAAWEFTDPPKSGGGSEGSERGPGVLLLHGLMGRASHWAETARRLSAGHRPVALDQRGHGRSEKPAEGPFDRGAYVDDAIAAIEQLGLAPVALVGHAMGALTAWQLAARRPDLVGALVICDMRASALGAASQREWMEWFRSWPVPFATLADVRRWFGEDDPILERPRPARGEFFAEVMAERADGWRPVFSRRQMLSARETWVHDAHWEELAQVQCPALVVRGLDAELGRAEAQEMVRVLPRGEYAEIPDAGHLLPWEQPDAWCRVIEPFLRTAAARS; translated from the coding sequence ATGGTGCGGCGTATCAACGTGACGGGGTCCGGCGGCGTGCGGCTCGCCGCCTGGGAGTTCACCGACCCGCCCAAGAGCGGTGGCGGGTCGGAGGGGAGTGAGCGCGGCCCGGGGGTGCTGCTGCTCCACGGTCTGATGGGGCGGGCGTCCCATTGGGCGGAGACCGCGCGCCGGCTGAGCGCGGGGCACCGCCCGGTCGCCCTGGACCAGCGCGGCCACGGCCGCAGCGAGAAGCCCGCCGAGGGTCCGTTCGACCGCGGGGCGTATGTCGACGACGCCATCGCCGCCATTGAGCAGCTGGGACTGGCCCCGGTCGCCCTGGTCGGCCATGCCATGGGTGCGCTGACGGCGTGGCAGTTGGCGGCCCGGCGTCCCGATCTGGTCGGTGCGCTGGTGATCTGCGATATGCGTGCCTCGGCGCTGGGCGCGGCCTCGCAGCGGGAGTGGATGGAGTGGTTCCGCTCCTGGCCGGTGCCGTTCGCGACCCTCGCGGACGTCCGGCGGTGGTTCGGCGAGGACGATCCGATCCTGGAGCGGCCCCGGCCGGCCCGGGGGGAGTTCTTCGCCGAGGTGATGGCCGAGCGCGCCGACGGCTGGCGTCCGGTCTTCTCCCGTCGCCAGATGCTCAGCGCCCGCGAGACCTGGGTGCATGACGCGCACTGGGAGGAGCTCGCGCAGGTGCAGTGCCCCGCCCTCGTGGTGCGCGGCCTGGACGCCGAACTGGGCCGCGCCGAGGCCCAGGAGATGGTCCGGGTCCTGCCGCGCGGGGAGTACGCCGAAATCCCCGACGCCGGGCATCTGCTGCCCTGGGAGCAGCCGGACGCCTGGTGTCGCGTGATCGAGCCGTTTCTGCGGACGGCGGCGGCCCGTTCCTGA
- a CDS encoding metal-dependent transcriptional regulator, with product MSGLIDTTEMYLRTILELEEEGVVPMRARIAERLEQSGPTVSQTVARMERDGLLTVAGDRHLELTEEGRRLATRVMRKHRLAECLLVDVIGLEWEQVHAEACRWEHVMSEAVERRVVELLRHPTESPYGNPIPGLEELGEKAEADPFLDAGMVSLMDLDAGADGKTVVVRRIGEPIQADAQLMYTLRRAGVQPGAVVSVTESPAGVLVGSSGEAAELDAEIAGHVFVAKR from the coding sequence ATGTCCGGATTGATCGACACCACGGAGATGTATCTCCGCACCATCCTCGAACTGGAAGAGGAGGGTGTGGTCCCCATGCGCGCCCGCATCGCGGAGCGGCTCGAACAGAGCGGCCCGACGGTCAGCCAGACGGTGGCGCGCATGGAGCGAGACGGCCTGCTGACGGTTGCGGGCGACCGGCATCTGGAGCTGACGGAGGAGGGCCGGCGGCTGGCGACGCGGGTGATGCGCAAGCACCGCCTCGCCGAGTGCCTGCTCGTCGATGTCATCGGGCTGGAGTGGGAGCAGGTGCACGCCGAGGCGTGCCGCTGGGAGCACGTGATGAGCGAGGCGGTCGAGCGCCGCGTCGTGGAGCTGCTGCGGCACCCGACGGAGTCCCCGTACGGCAACCCCATCCCGGGGCTGGAGGAGCTGGGCGAGAAGGCCGAGGCCGACCCGTTCCTGGACGCGGGCATGGTGAGCCTGATGGATCTGGACGCCGGGGCCGACGGCAAGACGGTCGTGGTGCGCCGGATCGGCGAGCCCATCCAGGCCGACGCCCAGCTGATGTACACCCTGCGGCGGGCCGGTGTGCAGCCGGGCGCGGTGGTCAGCGTGACGGAGTCCCCGGCCGGTGTGCTGGTCGGCAGCAGCGGCGAGGCCGCCGAGCTGGACGCCGAGATCGCAGGCCACGTCTTCGTCGCCAAGCGCTGA
- a CDS encoding SIS domain-containing protein, translating into MAESDRSEGLADRYFDAAIDLLRQVRDAEGDRITAAGRLIADTVEAGGRIFSFGAGHSSLPAQDTVYRAGGLAVMNLLSVPGVVGVDVRPATLGSALERVDGLAAAVLDTSPLEAGDVLVIISLSGRNALPVEMAINAQALGIKVVGLTSVAYAEETKSRHSSGTYLKDHCDIVLDSRIPVGDAELTLPGIEAPFAPASTVVTSAIMQAVVATAAGTLAERGVEPPLLRSGNVDGGHEWNGRVMREYADRIFYRH; encoded by the coding sequence ATGGCTGAGAGCGACCGGAGCGAGGGGCTGGCCGACAGGTACTTCGACGCCGCCATCGATCTGCTGCGGCAGGTCCGCGACGCGGAGGGGGACCGGATCACCGCGGCTGGGCGGCTGATCGCCGACACCGTGGAGGCGGGCGGCCGGATCTTCTCCTTCGGGGCCGGCCACTCCTCGCTGCCCGCCCAGGACACCGTCTACCGGGCGGGCGGCCTCGCGGTCATGAACCTGCTGTCCGTACCGGGCGTCGTCGGGGTGGACGTACGGCCCGCGACGCTCGGCAGCGCGCTGGAGCGGGTGGACGGGCTGGCCGCGGCCGTCCTGGACACCAGCCCGCTGGAGGCCGGCGACGTACTGGTGATCATCTCGCTCTCCGGGCGCAACGCGCTCCCGGTCGAGATGGCGATCAACGCGCAGGCGCTCGGCATCAAGGTCGTCGGCCTGACGTCGGTGGCGTACGCGGAGGAGACCAAGTCCCGGCACTCCTCGGGGACCTACCTCAAGGACCACTGCGACATCGTCCTGGACAGCCGGATCCCGGTCGGCGACGCGGAGCTGACCCTGCCCGGCATCGAGGCGCCGTTCGCGCCCGCCTCCACGGTCGTCACCAGCGCGATCATGCAGGCGGTGGTGGCGACGGCCGCCGGCACCCTCGCCGAGCGGGGCGTCGAGCCGCCGCTGCTGCGCTCCGGGAACGTCGACGGCGGGCACGAATGGAACGGCCGGGTGATGCGGGAGTACGCGGACCGGATCTTCTACCGGCACTGA
- a CDS encoding PAS domain-containing protein: MDAALVAFTSDGTVTHWNHEAERILGWTADEAVGRRGLAGWAVRKEDADGIEAALAAAMRSPSRQVHEFALLTKDGHRVLVRTQSSAVRRPDGGVAGAYCAFSEVHAQIDLERAIALSEALFEEASWGVVLIDADLRPAVVNAHAARTLGVGRTALLGRPLGDLLVQGVEELESALQHVLAEGAPPAVAELWVTLREGEAELPRRCWRSGFVRLASPLAEEPVPLGVAWLFQDVTDTKRAEQDNSLLRFRAHQLHRAGRAAAECPDPAEAAAVHLDFALAGFADHALVDLARTPAPAPYGAVDADAEWDADRAPLEEGAGESHPGGTGGPPRLVRALASPAGSPGPSEAVPPTGIPVAYVPGHPALQAYARRGSVRTSAGPAPADGWAAARTWPDGTVHGLCVVLRSRGRTLGVATFLRVPSRRPFDRADADYAEEVASRVAAALDLAGAARA; the protein is encoded by the coding sequence ATGGACGCCGCCCTGGTGGCCTTCACCTCGGACGGCACGGTCACCCACTGGAACCACGAGGCCGAGCGCATCCTGGGCTGGACCGCCGACGAGGCGGTCGGCCGTAGGGGGCTGGCGGGCTGGGCGGTCCGCAAGGAGGACGCCGACGGGATCGAGGCGGCGCTGGCCGCCGCGATGCGCTCCCCGAGCCGCCAGGTCCACGAGTTCGCCCTGCTGACCAAGGACGGCCACCGTGTCCTGGTCCGTACCCAGTCGTCCGCGGTCCGCCGCCCCGACGGCGGGGTCGCCGGGGCCTACTGCGCGTTCAGCGAGGTGCACGCCCAGATAGACCTGGAGCGGGCGATCGCGCTCAGCGAGGCGCTCTTCGAGGAGGCGTCCTGGGGCGTGGTGCTGATCGACGCCGATCTGCGGCCCGCGGTCGTCAACGCGCACGCCGCCCGCACCCTTGGAGTGGGACGTACCGCACTGCTGGGCCGCCCGCTGGGTGATCTGCTGGTGCAGGGCGTCGAGGAGCTGGAGAGCGCGCTGCAGCACGTTCTCGCCGAGGGCGCGCCGCCGGCCGTCGCCGAACTGTGGGTGACGCTGCGCGAGGGGGAGGCCGAACTCCCGCGCCGGTGCTGGCGAAGCGGCTTCGTCCGGCTGGCCTCGCCGCTGGCGGAGGAGCCGGTTCCGCTGGGCGTCGCCTGGCTCTTCCAGGACGTCACGGACACCAAGCGGGCCGAACAGGACAACTCCCTGCTGCGCTTCCGCGCCCACCAGCTCCACCGGGCGGGGCGGGCCGCCGCGGAGTGCCCGGACCCGGCCGAGGCCGCCGCCGTCCACCTCGATTTCGCGCTGGCGGGCTTCGCCGACCACGCCCTGGTCGACCTCGCCAGGACACCGGCGCCGGCTCCGTACGGCGCGGTGGACGCGGACGCCGAGTGGGATGCGGACCGGGCGCCCTTGGAGGAGGGCGCGGGGGAGTCCCACCCGGGAGGTACGGGCGGCCCGCCGCGGCTGGTGCGGGCGCTCGCCTCCCCGGCCGGTTCGCCCGGCCCCTCGGAGGCGGTCCCGCCGACCGGCATCCCGGTGGCCTACGTACCGGGCCACCCGGCCCTCCAGGCGTACGCGCGGCGCGGCTCGGTGCGGACCAGCGCCGGCCCGGCCCCCGCCGACGGCTGGGCCGCTGCCCGCACCTGGCCGGACGGCACCGTGCACGGCCTGTGCGTGGTGCTCCGCAGCCGGGGCCGCACCCTCGGCGTCGCGACGTTCCTGCGGGTGCCGTCGCGGCGCCCGTTCGACCGCGCCGACGCGGACTACGCCGAGGAGGTCGCCTCACGTGTCGCCGCCGCCCTGGACCTGGCGGGCGCCGCGAGGGCCTAG
- the pdxH gene encoding pyridoxamine 5'-phosphate oxidase has translation MLQDEAVHPADMPSAETPDPSSMRAHYRHEGLAESDLAASPYDEFARWFKDAAAAGLHEPNAMVVSTADAAGRPSSRTVLLKAFDERGFVFFTNYTSRKGRELAENPYISLLFPWHPLARQVIVTGTAERIGRDETAAYFRTRPHGSQLGAWASDQSAPVASRDELERAYEELAARYPEGEQVPAPPHWGGYRITAETIEFWQGRLNRLHDRLRYVREGAPEAGQWRVERLAP, from the coding sequence ATGCTGCAAGATGAGGCCGTGCATCCCGCCGACATGCCTTCCGCCGAGACCCCCGATCCGTCTTCCATGCGCGCGCATTACCGCCATGAGGGACTTGCCGAGTCCGACCTCGCCGCGAGCCCTTACGACGAGTTCGCGCGCTGGTTCAAGGACGCGGCAGCAGCCGGTCTGCACGAGCCGAACGCGATGGTCGTCTCGACGGCGGACGCGGCCGGCCGGCCCAGCTCAAGGACCGTGCTCCTCAAGGCATTCGACGAGCGCGGCTTTGTGTTCTTCACCAACTACACCAGCCGAAAAGGCCGCGAACTGGCCGAAAACCCCTATATTTCGCTGCTGTTCCCCTGGCACCCGCTCGCCCGCCAGGTCATCGTGACCGGCACCGCCGAGCGCATCGGCCGCGACGAGACCGCCGCCTACTTCCGCACCCGCCCGCACGGCTCCCAACTGGGCGCCTGGGCCAGCGACCAGTCCGCACCGGTCGCCTCGCGCGACGAACTGGAGCGGGCCTACGAGGAGTTGGCGGCCCGCTATCCCGAGGGCGAGCAGGTCCCGGCGCCGCCGCACTGGGGCGGCTACCGGATCACCGCCGAGACGATCGAGTTCTGGCAGGGCCGGCTCAACCGCCTCCACGACCGGCTGCGGTACGTCCGCGAGGGAGCGCCCGAGGCCGGGCAGTGGCGGGTGGAGCGCCTGGCGCCCTGA
- a CDS encoding citrate synthase 2 → MSDFVPGLEGVVAFETEIAEPDKEGGALRYRGVDIEDLVGHVSFENVWGLLVDGAFKPGLPPAEPFPIPVHSGDIRVDVQSALAMLAPVWGLKPLLDIDERTARDNLARAAVMALSYVAQSARGQGLPMVPQREIDKAETVVERFMKRWRGEPDPKHVKAVDAYWTSAAEHGMNASTFTARVIASTGADVAASLSGAVGAMSGPLHGGAPSRVLGMIEEIERTGDAAAYVRQALDNGERLMGFGHRVYRAEDPRARVLRRTAKELGAPRFEVAEALEKAALEELHNRRPDRVLATNVEFWAAIVLDFAEVPAHMFTSMFTCARTAGWSAHILEQKRTGRLVRPSARYVGPGPRSPRSIDGYQSA, encoded by the coding sequence ATGTCCGACTTCGTTCCCGGGCTTGAGGGAGTCGTCGCGTTCGAGACGGAGATCGCCGAACCCGACAAGGAAGGCGGCGCGCTCCGTTACCGCGGGGTGGACATCGAAGACCTCGTCGGGCACGTGTCCTTCGAGAACGTCTGGGGGCTGCTGGTCGACGGGGCGTTCAAGCCGGGGCTGCCGCCCGCCGAGCCCTTCCCGATCCCGGTGCACTCGGGTGACATCCGGGTCGACGTGCAGTCCGCGCTCGCCATGCTCGCGCCCGTATGGGGCCTGAAACCGCTGCTCGACATCGACGAGCGGACCGCCCGCGACAACCTCGCCCGCGCCGCCGTCATGGCGCTGTCCTACGTCGCCCAGTCGGCCCGCGGGCAGGGCCTGCCGATGGTGCCGCAGCGGGAGATCGACAAGGCCGAGACGGTCGTGGAGCGCTTCATGAAGCGCTGGCGCGGCGAGCCCGACCCCAAGCACGTCAAGGCCGTCGACGCCTACTGGACGTCGGCCGCCGAGCACGGCATGAACGCCTCCACCTTCACCGCCCGGGTCATCGCCTCCACCGGCGCGGACGTGGCCGCCTCGCTCTCCGGCGCGGTCGGCGCCATGTCCGGCCCGCTGCACGGCGGCGCGCCGTCCCGGGTCCTCGGCATGATCGAGGAGATCGAGCGGACCGGCGACGCGGCGGCCTACGTCCGGCAGGCGCTGGACAACGGCGAGCGGCTGATGGGCTTCGGCCACCGCGTCTACCGTGCCGAGGACCCGCGGGCCCGCGTGCTGCGGCGCACCGCCAAGGAACTGGGCGCGCCGCGCTTCGAGGTCGCCGAGGCACTGGAGAAGGCCGCCCTGGAGGAGCTGCACAACCGCCGCCCCGACCGGGTGCTGGCCACCAACGTCGAGTTCTGGGCGGCCATCGTCCTGGACTTCGCCGAGGTCCCGGCGCACATGTTCACGTCCATGTTCACCTGCGCCCGTACGGCGGGCTGGAGCGCGCACATCCTGGAGCAGAAGCGGACGGGCCGACTGGTCCGGCCGTCGGCCCGCTACGTGGGTCCTGGCCCGCGCAGCCCGCGCTCTATCGACGGCTACCAGTCCGCATAG
- a CDS encoding TetR/AcrR family transcriptional regulator, translating into MGALTPARGPKEPQQERSRATRLKLLEAAVSCLAERGWSGSTVSVVAERAGVSRGAAQHHFRTREDLFTAAVEHVAEKRQGAVKAMAHNLPPAGSIARTRIIVEELVGLYTGPLFRAALHLWVAASDEEQLRSRVTALEARVGREAHRTAVALLEADESVPGVRETVQGLLDMARGLGLANLLTDDSARRAGVVAQWAKLIDDVLSRGT; encoded by the coding sequence ATGGGCGCGCTGACCCCGGCGCGCGGCCCCAAGGAGCCCCAGCAGGAACGCAGCCGCGCCACCCGCCTCAAACTGCTGGAGGCGGCCGTCTCCTGCCTGGCCGAGCGGGGCTGGAGCGGCAGCACGGTCTCCGTCGTGGCCGAACGGGCGGGCGTCTCGCGCGGCGCCGCCCAGCACCACTTCCGTACCCGCGAGGACCTGTTCACCGCGGCCGTCGAGCACGTCGCCGAGAAGCGGCAGGGCGCGGTGAAGGCCATGGCGCACAACCTGCCGCCCGCCGGCTCCATCGCCCGCACCCGGATCATCGTCGAGGAACTGGTGGGCCTCTACACGGGACCGCTGTTCCGGGCCGCGCTCCACCTCTGGGTGGCCGCCTCGGACGAGGAGCAACTCCGCTCCCGGGTCACCGCGCTGGAGGCCCGCGTGGGCCGCGAGGCGCACCGTACGGCGGTGGCCCTGCTGGAGGCCGACGAGTCCGTCCCCGGCGTCCGGGAAACCGTCCAGGGCCTCCTCGACATGGCCCGCGGGCTCGGCCTGGCCAACCTGCTGACGGACGACTCGGCGCGGCGGGCCGGCGTGGTCGCCCAGTGGGCGAAGCTGATCGACGACGTCTTGTCCCGAGGGACGTAG
- a CDS encoding enoyl-CoA hydratase family protein, whose product MTDAPPAPAGAAPATPLVARSHEHGIATLTLDSPHNRNALSARLVAELHQGLADAAADDTVRAVLLAHTGGTFCAGADLTEATSGAATDGPLGLARLLRAIVELPKPVVARVTGHVRAGGLGLLGACDIAVAGPHATFAFTEARLGLAPAVISLPLLPRLDARAAGRYYLTGEKFGPAEAARIGLLTLATTDSADIDAALAPLLDALRKGSPQGLAESKKLVTAGVLAAFDRDTEALAEQSARLFASAEAREGMTAFLERRAPEWAR is encoded by the coding sequence ATGACCGACGCACCGCCCGCGCCCGCCGGCGCGGCCCCCGCGACACCCCTGGTGGCGCGCTCCCACGAGCACGGGATCGCCACCCTCACCCTCGACTCCCCGCACAACCGCAACGCGCTCTCCGCCCGCCTGGTGGCCGAACTGCACCAGGGCCTCGCGGACGCGGCGGCGGACGACACCGTGCGCGCCGTGCTCCTCGCCCACACCGGCGGCACGTTCTGCGCCGGAGCGGACCTGACCGAGGCCACCTCCGGCGCCGCCACGGACGGCCCGCTGGGGCTCGCCCGGCTGCTGCGGGCCATCGTGGAGCTGCCCAAACCGGTCGTCGCCCGCGTGACCGGCCACGTACGGGCGGGCGGGCTCGGCCTGCTCGGCGCCTGCGACATCGCGGTGGCCGGTCCGCACGCCACCTTCGCCTTCACCGAGGCGCGGCTCGGACTCGCCCCCGCGGTCATCTCGCTGCCGCTGCTGCCACGCCTGGACGCCCGCGCCGCCGGCCGCTACTACCTGACGGGCGAGAAGTTCGGCCCCGCGGAGGCCGCCAGGATCGGCCTGCTCACCCTCGCCACCACCGACTCCGCCGACATCGATGCGGCACTGGCGCCCCTCCTGGACGCCCTGCGCAAGGGCTCCCCCCAGGGGCTGGCCGAGTCGAAGAAGCTGGTGACGGCAGGGGTGCTGGCCGCCTTCGACCGGGACACCGAGGCGCTCGCCGAGCAGTCCGCGCGGCTCTTCGCCTCCGCCGAGGCGCGCGAGGGCATGACCGCCTTCCTGGAACGACGGGCCCCCGAATGGGCGCGCTGA
- a CDS encoding 4-coumarate--CoA ligase family protein produces MDSHVYRSAYADVAPVELPIHEAVLGRAAEYGERPALIDGVDGSTVSYARLDRHSRRIAAGLAASGLRKGDVLALHSPNSVAFPAVFYAASRCGAAVTTVHPLATEEEFARQLRDSGARWIVTVASLLEAARGAARKAGGIADILVCDRAEGHRSIGDLLAADAPEPPAALDLDPTTDLAALPYSSGTTGTPKGVMLTHRSIATNLAQLAPLMSNGPGDRILAVLPFFHIYGLTALMNAPLRNGATVVVLPRFDLRQFLAAIADHRITEVYAAPPIVLALARHPMVDDYDLSSLRRLVCAAAPLDAGLAAACARRLGLPAVLQAYGMTELSPATHVVPASATAPPPGAVGTLLPNTRMRIVSLETGADLGPGESGEILIQGPQMMKGYLGRPAETDAMIDPEGWLHTGDIGRADADGWLYVVDRVKELIKYKGYQVAPADLEALLLAHEGIADAAVIGVTDEDGNEVPKAFVVRRQGAALTADEVIAYVAGRVAPYKKVRRVEFLDSVPRATTGKILRRELRARERSSTAR; encoded by the coding sequence ATGGATTCCCACGTGTACCGCAGCGCGTACGCCGACGTCGCTCCCGTGGAGCTGCCCATCCACGAGGCCGTCCTCGGGCGGGCGGCGGAGTACGGAGAGCGGCCCGCACTGATCGACGGCGTCGACGGCAGCACCGTCAGCTACGCCCGACTCGACCGGCACAGCCGCCGTATCGCGGCCGGCCTCGCCGCGTCCGGGCTCCGCAAGGGCGACGTGCTGGCCCTGCACAGCCCCAACTCCGTGGCCTTTCCCGCCGTCTTCTACGCCGCCTCGCGGTGCGGGGCGGCGGTCACCACCGTCCATCCGCTGGCCACGGAGGAGGAGTTCGCCCGGCAGTTACGGGATTCCGGCGCCCGCTGGATCGTGACCGTGGCGTCGCTGCTGGAGGCCGCGCGCGGCGCCGCCCGGAAGGCCGGGGGCATCGCCGACATCCTCGTCTGCGACCGGGCCGAGGGCCATCGCTCGATCGGCGACCTGCTCGCCGCCGACGCCCCCGAGCCCCCGGCGGCCCTCGACCTCGACCCCACCACGGACCTCGCCGCGCTCCCGTACTCCTCCGGGACCACCGGCACCCCCAAGGGCGTGATGCTCACCCACCGCAGCATCGCCACCAACCTGGCCCAGCTCGCCCCACTGATGTCCAACGGACCCGGCGACCGGATCCTGGCGGTCCTGCCCTTCTTCCACATCTACGGGCTGACCGCCCTGATGAACGCCCCGCTGCGCAACGGCGCCACCGTCGTGGTGCTGCCCCGCTTCGACCTGCGGCAGTTCCTGGCCGCGATAGCCGACCACCGCATCACCGAGGTGTACGCGGCGCCCCCGATCGTCCTCGCACTGGCCAGGCACCCGATGGTCGACGACTACGACCTGTCCTCCCTCCGGCGCCTCGTCTGCGCCGCCGCCCCGCTGGACGCCGGGCTGGCCGCCGCCTGCGCCCGCCGGCTCGGCCTGCCCGCGGTCCTCCAGGCGTACGGGATGACCGAACTCTCCCCGGCCACCCACGTGGTGCCCGCCTCCGCCACCGCCCCGCCCCCGGGGGCCGTCGGCACACTGCTCCCCAACACCCGGATGCGCATCGTGTCCCTGGAGACCGGCGCGGACCTGGGGCCCGGCGAGAGCGGCGAAATCCTCATCCAGGGACCGCAGATGATGAAGGGCTACCTCGGGCGGCCCGCGGAGACCGACGCGATGATCGACCCCGAGGGCTGGCTGCACACCGGCGACATCGGACGGGCGGACGCGGACGGCTGGCTGTATGTCGTCGACCGCGTCAAGGAGTTGATCAAATACAAGGGGTACCAGGTCGCGCCCGCCGACCTCGAAGCGCTGCTGCTCGCCCACGAAGGCATCGCGGACGCGGCCGTCATCGGCGTCACCGACGAGGACGGCAACGAGGTCCCCAAGGCGTTCGTGGTGCGCCGGCAGGGGGCCGCGCTCACCGCGGACGAGGTCATCGCCTACGTTGCCGGTCGGGTTGCCCCGTACAAGAAGGTGCGCCGCGTGGAATTCCTGGACAGCGTGCCGCGCGCCACCACCGGAAAGATCCTGCGCCGCGAACTGCGCGCCAGGGAGAGGAGTTCGACGGCCCGATGA
- a CDS encoding acyl-CoA dehydrogenase family protein, producing MSTVPSKAASNPVIESEEHRALRAAVAALGKRYGREYFARVVADGEHPDELWAEAAKSGYLGVNLPEEYGGGGGGIVELSLVLEELGAAGCPLLMLVVSPAICGTVIARFGTEEQKRTWLPGLADGSRTMAFGITEPDAGSNSHRITTTARRDGGGWILNGRKVFISGVDIADATLIVGRTEDARTGKLKPCLFIVPRDTPGFGRSPIPMELAAPEKQFELTLDEVRLPAGALVGDEDAGLLQLFAGLNPERIMTAAFALGMGRYALGRAVDYARTRQVWKEPIGAHQALAHPLAQSHIELELAGLMMRKAALLYDAGDDLAAGEAANMAKYAAAEAAVHAVDQAVHTLGGNGLTREYGLASLITAARVARIAPVSREMILNFVSHRSLGLPRSY from the coding sequence ATGAGCACCGTCCCGAGCAAGGCCGCGAGCAACCCTGTGATCGAGTCCGAGGAACACCGCGCGCTGCGCGCCGCCGTGGCGGCGCTCGGCAAACGCTACGGCCGGGAGTACTTCGCCCGGGTCGTCGCCGACGGCGAACACCCCGACGAACTCTGGGCCGAGGCCGCCAAGTCGGGCTACCTCGGCGTCAACCTGCCCGAGGAGTACGGCGGCGGGGGCGGCGGAATCGTCGAACTCTCCCTCGTGCTGGAGGAGCTGGGGGCGGCCGGCTGCCCGCTGCTGATGCTGGTGGTCTCCCCGGCGATCTGCGGCACGGTCATCGCCCGGTTCGGCACCGAGGAGCAGAAGCGCACCTGGCTGCCGGGGCTGGCCGACGGCAGCCGCACGATGGCCTTCGGCATCACCGAACCGGACGCCGGGTCCAACTCGCACCGGATCACCACCACCGCCCGCAGGGACGGCGGAGGCTGGATCCTCAACGGGCGGAAGGTCTTCATCTCCGGCGTCGACATCGCCGACGCGACGCTGATCGTCGGCCGCACCGAGGACGCCCGGACCGGGAAGCTCAAGCCCTGCCTGTTCATCGTTCCGCGCGACACCCCCGGCTTCGGGCGCAGCCCGATACCGATGGAACTGGCCGCCCCGGAGAAGCAGTTCGAGCTGACCCTCGACGAGGTGCGGCTGCCCGCCGGCGCCCTGGTCGGCGACGAGGACGCCGGGCTGCTCCAGCTGTTCGCCGGCCTCAACCCCGAGCGCATCATGACCGCCGCGTTCGCCCTCGGAATGGGCCGCTACGCCCTCGGCCGGGCCGTCGACTACGCCCGCACCCGCCAGGTCTGGAAGGAGCCCATCGGCGCCCACCAGGCCCTCGCGCACCCGCTCGCCCAGTCCCACATCGAACTGGAGCTGGCCGGGCTGATGATGCGGAAGGCGGCGCTCCTGTACGACGCGGGCGACGACCTGGCCGCCGGCGAGGCCGCCAACATGGCCAAGTACGCGGCGGCCGAGGCCGCGGTCCACGCCGTCGACCAGGCCGTGCACACCCTGGGCGGCAACGGCCTGACCCGCGAATACGGGCTCGCGTCGCTGATCACCGCCGCCAGGGTGGCGCGGATCGCCCCGGTCAGCCGGGAGATGATCCTCAACTTCGTCTCGCACCGGTCGCTGGGGCTGCCCAGGTCGTACTGA